The following DNA comes from Dehalococcoidia bacterium.
CGCGAGGGGGTGATCGATCTCAGCGGGTCGCTTCCCACAGCCACGAGATCGTCACACCGCTCGGCCGCTCCTCGACAGCGCGGAAGCCGGCGGCTTTGAGCATTCCGGTGAAGTCCGCCCGGACCCAGGCGAGCGAATAGGGCTCGGCATTATGCGCGGCAAAGTATTCGCGGTTGTAGTCCTGCAGAATGGACGTGTGGCGCGCCGCGCTCATCATGTCGACAACCGCAAAGATGCCGCCCGGCCGGAGGATGCGATGCACCTCGCGGACGACCCGCTGCGCGACTTCGATCGGAATTTCGTGAAACAGGATGTACGCAAAGGCGAGGTCGAAAGCCTCGCCCGGAAAGCGCGTCTCCTCGGCGGGCCGCTGCGCGAAATGGACTGGAATGCCGAGCTCAACGGCGCGCTTGTGGGCGTAGCGGACCATAGGCGCGGCAAGGTCGATCCCCCAAACTTCCGCGGCGGGAAAGCGCTTCTTGAGCGCCGTCGTGCTTTGCCCGATCGCGCAGCCGAGGTCAACGACGCGGCGCACCACCCCATCTGCCGGCAGCCGCACGCGGTCGACCAGCGCCTGCTGCAGCTCATCGTCGTCATTGTCGCCGGTGAAGAGATACTTCGTTCCGTAGTGGTAGAAATAGCCGGCGAGCGGGTCGCGATGATAGCTCCCGGGCTGGAGATGAAAGGCAACCCGCTCGAAATAGGCAGGGTAGGAGAATGCGGGGTCGTACTCGACCGTGCCCGGCCCGCACTGGTCGGCGGCGTCGAGGGCGGCTTCCAGTTCCGCCCGCCGTTTCTCATAGGTCGCGACCACCCCGTCCCACATCATTTCCTGCGCTGACCGGTGGAGGCGGTTGCGGGCGGCAACGATCGGCAGCGAGTCGAGGGCGCGATGGGCATCTTCCAACGATGCAGGCCAGTGTCCCGCAGCGGCAGCGAACGCCTCGAAGGCGGAACGGGCGCGAGCGCGGAGGGCCGGCTCCACCGCGCCCAGCGTGAATGAGCGCAGCCCCTCGGCGAAGTCAAGATAGGCTTCATCGTCATGGTCAGTCGCTGCGAGCAGTGTCCCAATCCGACCGCGATCCCCCATGCGCACCCCTCTCAGCGGCTCGGCAGCCGGCGTGGTAGAGTCGGCACGCAAAATTTTCCATCTGAGGTGCTCCTTTGGCAACGACACGCACGGCACGCGCCGTCTGGAACGGCGACTTGGCCTCCGGCTCCGGCGAGGTCACGGCGGTGAGCAGCGAGCGATTCGTCAATCTGCCCGTCAGCTGGCCGGCGCGCATCGAGCAGCCGGGCGGACGAACCAGCCCCGAAGAGCTGCTGGCCGCCGCCCACGCCAGCTGCTTCGCGATGGCGCTCTCAGCGGGGCTCGGCCGCGCCGGAACGCCCCCGACGCGGCTCGAGGTGAGCGCAACCGTCACCTTCGACCGAGTCAACGAGGCGTGGACAGTCACCAAGAGCGAGCTCACGGTGCGCGGGAGCGTGCCCGGCGCAACTCTCGAGGCATTCCGGCAGGCCGCCGAAACCGCGAAGGACAGCTGCCCCATCTCGCGTGCGCTGAAGGGCAACGTTGAGATGAGCGTCGCGGCGTCGCTCGATGGCTGAGATGACCGGCACCGCCGCCCTCACCCTTGCCGAATGGGAGACGTTCCTCGATCGGGTTGAGCAGCCGCTCAACGTTCAGCGGCGCGACCGCTTCTGGTACGAAGGAGAACTGATCGACCGATCGTTCGCCTTTCTCTTCCAAGATGGGCGGCTGGTCAGCGCAACCGAGACGTTCGCGACCACGACGGGCGCTCCCCCTCGCCCCTTCGCCGACCCCGCGCCAGCGTGGGAGCGGATTGCAGCGGGGGCGGGAGACCTCGCGCGGGCGGTCGACGCGGGACGGATCACCGCGCCCAAACTGACCTTCCAATTTCAGTTCTGGCTGATGCCGGACGTCGTCGCCTACGAAGTGAACTATCTTGCGAACGACGCCGAGGAACTGTTCGCCGGTAAACCGGTCCTCCCTGCAGAACCGAGCCGCTGGGAACGGGTTGCTCATCTGCTGCGGGAGGGAAGCGTGCGCTTCGACGGGATGGAAGGGCAGTTTCAACGCGCCCGCTATCTCCAGACCTATTTCGCCTTCCGCTTCGTCGACGGCGAACTGCGCGAGGTGCGGGAGATGGGTTTCGGCGCGCTTCCCGACCGGGTGTACGGCGAGGCGGCGCAGGTGTGGCGCGATCTCGGCAGCGGCCAGTTCAATCCGCTCCGCGACGTGGAGCGGGGCCGCTTCGGGCCGAACCTTGTGGCGACGTTCCGCGTTCTCAAGCATGGGCCTGTCGGGCATCTCGGCATCTTTCTTCGCCCGCTCCAACGGTTGGGGGTGCGATGATGCTGTCCGGCCGCGCTACCATGGAATACTGGGAGCAGTTTCTCGCCGAGACCGTCCGGCTTGACGTGCCGGCAATCGAGCACGGGTCGCCAACGTCGCGCGGCTGGATGATGACCAAACTGATCGTCGTCCAGCTTGAGCGCGGAGTGCCGGTGGACGCGCGCGAGCTCGGCGATTTTGGGGAGCCGAGTGTCGTCTTTGCCGACCCCGAACGAGTGTGGAACGACTTGCTCGCCGAGCGGATCAATCCGTTTCACCAAGTCGCGACGGGGCAGCTCCCGCTTGAACGCTTTTCCGCCGCCCTGCTTCTCTCCAAATCGCCGCTCCGCTTCTACAACGGCCCGCTCCTCTACTTTCGGGTCGACCCTCTGCTCGACCTGCCGAACGCGCACCGCTACGGACTGGCGGAGTGGGAGCAGCTGAAGGCCGACATCGCGCGCCCGCTGCCGGCGCCCGCGGCGGAGGATGCCCCCGCTGTCGACGGCCTGCTCATTCAGCGCGTGCTTACATTTCGCGCGTTCGATGGCCGGGTCGTGCAGGCCGCGGAACTTGGGGGCAGCCCTGACGGCCGCCCCATTCTCTGGGAGCCGGCGCAGCGGATCTGGAACGACATCGTTGCCGGCGCGCTCTCCCCAACGCGCCACCTTGCTCATCTTTACGGAGATGTCGAACGGATGTCAGCGTTCTTCTTTTATGTCAAAGACCGCGACCATATCGGCTACGAGTTCGGGATCCGGTAGCGTCCTCAAACGTTGTAGCAGCGGGATGGGTTCTCCCAGAGGATCCGCTCGGCACTCTGTTCGGCAAGGCCGCTCTGCTCGCGGAAGGCAGTCGCGAAATCGCCGCGCTGTCCGGACCCATCGCGCCGCGAGGAGCTGCCGGCGACAAGGCACCGGTCGCCGACCCAGCCGATGACGTACTCAAGGTCTTCAGCCGGTTCACAGGAGAAGAAGAGCCGCCCCCCGAGCAGCCGCTCGGCACGCTCGCGACCGGCCGGCGTCAGCGCCCGCAGCGCATTCGGCAGCCAGTCGCAGCCGAGCTCCAGCCAGAGGAAACGCACTCGCTCGAAGCGGTCGGGGATTGTCGAGGAGAGCAGGCGGTCGAAGGCGTACATTGAGAACAACTCGCCCAGTTGGCGCGTGCTGTGGGCGCGCTGCAGTCCGAGCTGATCGGACGGCGCACCGTCGAGCGCCTCGGCCGCCGAGCTGCCGGACCCGACATGAACCGCGAGGGTGAGGCGATGCTGGTCCAGTGCGGCGTAGATCGGCTCGAAGCGCGGATGATCGAGGGGATAATCCCACTCCACTCCGCGCGCCATCACCGCAACGCAATTGCCAAGACGGGCGACCCGGTCGATCTCGCCCGCCGCAGCGGCAGGATCCCGCCACGGGACAACCGCAGCATAGGAGAGGCGGCCACCAGCGCGGCTGCACGCTTCGGCGAGGAAACTGTTGTAGCTGACGCAGAGCGCCGTCTCCAGCTCGAGATCCTCCGCGACATTGCCGAGGAACAGCGAGGGGTAGACCACCTGCACCGTCACGCCCATCCGGTCCAGCTCGGCGAGCCGCGCCGGCACATCTGTCAGCGCCCGAGCGCTGGGCGACCCGCCTGCCCCCCGCGCTGCGGATGGGACCGTATGCTGCCGGACCTTCCTGTCGATCACCCAGACCGTCATGCCCCCGCCATAGACGGTGTCGGACGGAAAAGTGACGGGCATCGGGCGGCGAGGACGGAGCCGCTCCGGCAAAAATTGCCAGCAGGCAACCCCTTCTTCAATATGAGCATCCGCGTCGATGACTGGCATCCGAGCCTCCGCAACAGTGTGGCTCAACTGCGCTCCAACGGAAGGCGAAAAGCAACGCGCGCCGGCAGAAAACAGGTCGTCTCCGTGCACACCTGGTAGGCGACCTCGCCTTCAACGACCGCCGCTTTCGGCTCGATCGGTAGCCGGCCGACCACCTGCCCGTGGTAGACCCAAAACTGGTCGGGCACATCCTCGACCGCGAGCCGCTCTGCCACCGGCCACTCGGGGCGGCCGACGACGACCGCGCTGGCCGGGTCGAGGTGCACCGAGAGCGGAACAAAGCCCTCGGGCACTGGTTCGGCATAGAGGTGATAGCCGGGCGCGATCGTTACGCGGACTGTTAGGACGCGCTGGGACAGCGCGGCGCCCGGCTCGAGCGCAACTTCCACCGTGACTGGCTCTTCTTGATGGTTCACACCATCCCCCAGCGGAAGCCCATTCCTCCAACTCCCAGCACGAGAGCGAAAAGCGTGAAAACAGACGCGATCAGGAATGTCACCACCAGCACGATGATGAGGCTGATGACGATGGTTAGGATCGCCTTCGTTGTATCGAGGTCCAGCCCCTCGCGGACAGCGAAGAAGCCGGTGAGCACAACCCAGACGAACAGGACGAGGCTGACCGCGATGCCGAGGAGCGGGATCCCGGAGAGAATGGAGAAGATGTTCGGAGAGTAGGCGAATCCGAGCGTTCGGATCATTTCGCCGAGGGATGCCGTTCCGCCAAAAAGCCGCGTGCCGATGAACTGGACGACGACCGCCCACACCACAAAGCCGATGACAGCGGCGAGAAAGCCGTTGACCAGCGCGATGACAGCATTGCCGAAGCGCAGGCCGCCCAGCACCTCCTGAATAAAGCCGGCGAGCGCCATCGAGACCGCCGCAACAAGGACGATAGTCCACGCCTGCCCGGTGGCCGTCGAATCAGCCTCAACCTCGTTGAATACCGCCCGGTCGAGCCGCAGCACCCGCCCCACCCGATCGAGAAGGTTGCCGCTCTGTGCTAGGGGAGAAACCATATGTCCTCCTCAGTGCTTCGATTGCGAGGGCGCGTGGCGCTAGTGTACTCCGAGCGCCGGTCACGCGCTCACGGCGAGACGGCTTGGCGTCCTCCCTCCTCCCGAGGGAACGCCGCCCGAGCCGCGCTGGAGGGCAGGAGCAGAGAAGCGCTCCCGCGGCTGTGATCCTTTCGGCGCGGGGACTGCGGGCAGTTCCCTGTTAGGTCACCCGCCACTCCGAGGCGAGCAGAGGCGGGCCGAACGTTCGCGCAAGCGGGCCATCTGCAGCGCGCCCTTTCTGCCCGCACGGGGCACGCGTTCCTACTGGTGCTCCCCGCCCACGCGCCCCCGGCGGCCGGCGTTAGCTGCCGACCACCGCCGCAGCGACCCGGGCTTGGCTTTCGCGCCACTCTTCTGGCGCAAACCCGAGCGCCGGGACGGCGAGAGCAAACTGCCCCACCGGCACGGGCGAAAGCGTGTCGACGAAGTCGAACGACTCGACAGCCGCGGCAAGGTCGCGCGGACGACAGACGATGACAAACTGCCGAACGATGGAGTCATCGAGGAGCTGCGCGGCATCGCGATACCGTCCCTCGCGAACGGCGCGAGAGAACTCGGCGGCGAGCTGCTGCCCGCTCAGTTCGGCGAGGCGGGGCAGGAAGCGGGGGATCGCCAGCCCTGCCGTCAGTTCGAGGCGCGCGCGCCGCATCGCTTCATCCAAGTCGTCATGGACGGAGGTCAGCATGCCCGCCGAGATCGGAAACTCCTCCGGGCGGAGGGAGCGCGCGAGCGCAGCGCGCTGCTGCAGCACCGAACGGGCAGTGAGGAGATGAAGGGCGAGCCCGTCGCCATGGGCGCAGGCGAGGCGAACCATCTGCGGGCCGCTGGCAGCGAGCACGATCGGCAAGTCGCGAGGGGAGAGGCCGTAGCCGACGCCGGCAGCCCGGAAGAACCGGCCCACGTAGCGAACGGGCTCGCCGGCCGGGCTGCGCAGCAGCGCCGCGACTGCAGCAGCGTAGTCGCGCAGCCGCGCAAGGGGAGGCGCGAACACGCCGCCGTGCCCTTCCTCGATCACCGGCTCGCTGCCCGGGCCGAGGCCAAGCGTAAATCGACCGCGGCCGGTTACGGTAAGCAGCGAGGCCGCTGCAGTCGCCGTCTGCAGCGGGGAGCGGACAGGGAGAGCAATGAGGACGCGCACCGGAATCCGCTCGGTGACGGCGGCGGCAAGCGCCGCGTCGACAAAGCAGTCAGCGCCCGCGGTATCGGCGACGGCGACGCCCCCGCGCCCAGCAGCATCGGCGCGAGCGCACCACTGCTGCCACTCGCGCGAGTCGCGCGCGACAGCGCGGGAAAGGACGAGGCGCGCCACCCCTCACTCTGGCCGCTCGGCCGTGATGACCATCCCATCCTCATAGGCAGCGTGACGAGTGACGTTGCGGAACCCCGCTGCGGCGATGGCGCGTTCGAGGTCGAGCGCCATGTACTCGGGGAGGAACGGCTCGGGGCCGGCTGCGCCGCGCGCCGCCCGGGCAGCGCGCGCTTCTTCGGTGTCGTCGTACAGCACTTCCATCGCGCTCAGCGCCCCGCCGGGGCGAATAAGCCGAAACATCTCGGCGAGGATCGCGCGCGCATCCGCTGCCGGCATTTCGTGGAGGACGTACGTGAAATGGACGACGTCGAAGCTGGCGTCGGGAAAGACGGTCCGTTGGGCGTTCTGAAGGTAGAACTGCACGTTGCGGACGCCGCGGTCGGCTGCCCACTGGCG
Coding sequences within:
- a CDS encoding methyltransferase domain-containing protein yields the protein MGDRGRIGTLLAATDHDDEAYLDFAEGLRSFTLGAVEPALRARARSAFEAFAAAAGHWPASLEDAHRALDSLPIVAARNRLHRSAQEMMWDGVVATYEKRRAELEAALDAADQCGPGTVEYDPAFSYPAYFERVAFHLQPGSYHRDPLAGYFYHYGTKYLFTGDNDDDELQQALVDRVRLPADGVVRRVVDLGCAIGQSTTALKKRFPAAEVWGIDLAAPMVRYAHKRAVELGIPVHFAQRPAEETRFPGEAFDLAFAYILFHEIPIEVAQRVVREVHRILRPGGIFAVVDMMSAARHTSILQDYNREYFAAHNAEPYSLAWVRADFTGMLKAAGFRAVEERPSGVTISWLWEATR
- a CDS encoding OsmC family peroxiredoxin → MATTRTARAVWNGDLASGSGEVTAVSSERFVNLPVSWPARIEQPGGRTSPEELLAAAHASCFAMALSAGLGRAGTPPTRLEVSATVTFDRVNEAWTVTKSELTVRGSVPGATLEAFRQAAETAKDSCPISRALKGNVEMSVAASLDG
- a CDS encoding amidohydrolase family protein, with the translated sequence MPVIDADAHIEEGVACWQFLPERLRPRRPMPVTFPSDTVYGGGMTVWVIDRKVRQHTVPSAARGAGGSPSARALTDVPARLAELDRMGVTVQVVYPSLFLGNVAEDLELETALCVSYNSFLAEACSRAGGRLSYAAVVPWRDPAAAAGEIDRVARLGNCVAVMARGVEWDYPLDHPRFEPIYAALDQHRLTLAVHVGSGSSAAEALDGAPSDQLGLQRAHSTRQLGELFSMYAFDRLLSSTIPDRFERVRFLWLELGCDWLPNALRALTPAGRERAERLLGGRLFFSCEPAEDLEYVIGWVGDRCLVAGSSSRRDGSGQRGDFATAFREQSGLAEQSAERILWENPSRCYNV
- a CDS encoding protein-disulfide reductase DsbD N-terminal domain-containing protein, encoding MNHQEEPVTVEVALEPGAALSQRVLTVRVTIAPGYHLYAEPVPEGFVPLSVHLDPASAVVVGRPEWPVAERLAVEDVPDQFWVYHGQVVGRLPIEPKAAVVEGEVAYQVCTETTCFLPARVAFRLPLERS
- a CDS encoding YIP1 family protein, with amino-acid sequence MVSPLAQSGNLLDRVGRVLRLDRAVFNEVEADSTATGQAWTIVLVAAVSMALAGFIQEVLGGLRFGNAVIALVNGFLAAVIGFVVWAVVVQFIGTRLFGGTASLGEMIRTLGFAYSPNIFSILSGIPLLGIAVSLVLFVWVVLTGFFAVREGLDLDTTKAILTIVISLIIVLVVTFLIASVFTLFALVLGVGGMGFRWGMV
- a CDS encoding LLM class flavin-dependent oxidoreductase, which produces MARLVLSRAVARDSREWQQWCARADAAGRGGVAVADTAGADCFVDAALAAAVTERIPVRVLIALPVRSPLQTATAAASLLTVTGRGRFTLGLGPGSEPVIEEGHGGVFAPPLARLRDYAAAVAALLRSPAGEPVRYVGRFFRAAGVGYGLSPRDLPIVLAASGPQMVRLACAHGDGLALHLLTARSVLQQRAALARSLRPEEFPISAGMLTSVHDDLDEAMRRARLELTAGLAIPRFLPRLAELSGQQLAAEFSRAVREGRYRDAAQLLDDSIVRQFVIVCRPRDLAAAVESFDFVDTLSPVPVGQFALAVPALGFAPEEWRESQARVAAAVVGS